A window of the Gossypium hirsutum isolate 1008001.06 chromosome A03, Gossypium_hirsutum_v2.1, whole genome shotgun sequence genome harbors these coding sequences:
- the LOC107886698 gene encoding pyruvate dehydrogenase E1 component subunit beta-1, mitochondrial isoform X1 produces MLGIVRQKMLGQSLLKIRPAISVLRSYSSAAKQMTVREALNSALDEEMSADPKVFLMGEEVGEYQGAYKISKGLLEKYGPERVLDTPITEAGFAGIGVGAAYYGLKPVVEFMTFNFSMQAIDHIINSAAKSNYMSAGQMSVPIVFRGPNGAAAGVGAQHSQCYASWYASCPGLKVLSPYSSEDARGLLKAAIRDPDPVVFLENELLYGESFPVSDEVLDSSFCLPIGKAKIERKGKDVTITAFSKMVGYALKAAEILEKEGIDAEVINLRSIRPLDRSTINASVRKTNRLITVEEGFPQHGVGAEICASVVEESFAYLDAPVERIAGADVPMPYAANLERMAVPQVEDIVRAAKRACYRVVPLAAAA; encoded by the exons ATGTTGGGAATAGTAAGGCAAAAA ATGTTAGGGCAGTCATTGCTGAAGATTCGTCCTGCAATATCGGTGTTACGAAGTTACTCATCAGCAGCAAAACAG ATGACAGTGAGAGAGGCATTGAACTCTGCTCTTGATGAGGAAATGTCAGCTGATCCGAAAGTCTTTTTAATGGGTGAAGAG GTTGGAGAATATCAGGGTGCATACAAG ATATCCAAGGGGCTTTTGGAGAAGTATGGACCTGAGAGGGTTCTTGATACTCCAATTACTGAG GCTGGTTTTGCTGGGATTGGGGTTGGTGCGGCTTACTATGGTCTGAAGCCCGTAGTTGAGTTTATGACATTTAACTTCTCCATGCAG GCGATTGACCACATTATTAACTCTGCTGCAAAGTCCAACTACATGTCTGCTGGCCAGATGTCTGTACCCATTGTTTTTAGAGGACCTAACGGTGCTGCTGCTGGTGTAGGTGCCCAACACTCTCAG TGCTATGCATCATGGTATGCTTCTTGTCCTGGATTGAAAGTTCTGTCCCCATACAGTTCTGAAGATGCTCGTGGACTGCTCAAAGCTGCTATTAGAGATCCTGACCCAGTTGTTTTCCTTGAAAATGAGTTGTT ATATGGTGAATCATTCCCTGTTTCTGATGAAGTTCTTGACTCCAGCTTTTGTCTTCCAATTGGGAAAGCTAAG ATAGAGAGAAAAGGGAAGGATGTGACTATTACAGCTTTTTCAAAAATGGTGGGCTATGCTCTTAAG GCAGCTGAGATACTTGAAAAGGAGGGAATTGATGCTGAG GTTATAAATTTGCGTTCTATTAGGCCACTGGATAGATCAACAATTAACGCTTCTGTCAGGAAAACCAACAGATTAATAACAGTTGAAGAAGGGTTTCCACAGCATGGTGTTGGTGCTGAAATCTG TGCATCAGTTGTGGAGGAGAGTTTTGCTTATCTTGATGCACCAGTTGAGAGAATTGCTGGAGCTGATGTTCCCATGCCATATGCAGCAAATCTTGAGAGGATGGCTGTGCCACAG GTTGAAGATATTGTCCGTGCTGCAAAGCGAGCATGCTACAGAGTTGTACCATTGGCTGCTGCTGCATAA
- the LOC107886698 gene encoding pyruvate dehydrogenase E1 component subunit beta-1, mitochondrial isoform X2, whose protein sequence is MLGQSLLKIRPAISVLRSYSSAAKQMTVREALNSALDEEMSADPKVFLMGEEVGEYQGAYKISKGLLEKYGPERVLDTPITEAGFAGIGVGAAYYGLKPVVEFMTFNFSMQAIDHIINSAAKSNYMSAGQMSVPIVFRGPNGAAAGVGAQHSQCYASWYASCPGLKVLSPYSSEDARGLLKAAIRDPDPVVFLENELLYGESFPVSDEVLDSSFCLPIGKAKIERKGKDVTITAFSKMVGYALKAAEILEKEGIDAEVINLRSIRPLDRSTINASVRKTNRLITVEEGFPQHGVGAEICASVVEESFAYLDAPVERIAGADVPMPYAANLERMAVPQVEDIVRAAKRACYRVVPLAAAA, encoded by the exons ATGTTAGGGCAGTCATTGCTGAAGATTCGTCCTGCAATATCGGTGTTACGAAGTTACTCATCAGCAGCAAAACAG ATGACAGTGAGAGAGGCATTGAACTCTGCTCTTGATGAGGAAATGTCAGCTGATCCGAAAGTCTTTTTAATGGGTGAAGAG GTTGGAGAATATCAGGGTGCATACAAG ATATCCAAGGGGCTTTTGGAGAAGTATGGACCTGAGAGGGTTCTTGATACTCCAATTACTGAG GCTGGTTTTGCTGGGATTGGGGTTGGTGCGGCTTACTATGGTCTGAAGCCCGTAGTTGAGTTTATGACATTTAACTTCTCCATGCAG GCGATTGACCACATTATTAACTCTGCTGCAAAGTCCAACTACATGTCTGCTGGCCAGATGTCTGTACCCATTGTTTTTAGAGGACCTAACGGTGCTGCTGCTGGTGTAGGTGCCCAACACTCTCAG TGCTATGCATCATGGTATGCTTCTTGTCCTGGATTGAAAGTTCTGTCCCCATACAGTTCTGAAGATGCTCGTGGACTGCTCAAAGCTGCTATTAGAGATCCTGACCCAGTTGTTTTCCTTGAAAATGAGTTGTT ATATGGTGAATCATTCCCTGTTTCTGATGAAGTTCTTGACTCCAGCTTTTGTCTTCCAATTGGGAAAGCTAAG ATAGAGAGAAAAGGGAAGGATGTGACTATTACAGCTTTTTCAAAAATGGTGGGCTATGCTCTTAAG GCAGCTGAGATACTTGAAAAGGAGGGAATTGATGCTGAG GTTATAAATTTGCGTTCTATTAGGCCACTGGATAGATCAACAATTAACGCTTCTGTCAGGAAAACCAACAGATTAATAACAGTTGAAGAAGGGTTTCCACAGCATGGTGTTGGTGCTGAAATCTG TGCATCAGTTGTGGAGGAGAGTTTTGCTTATCTTGATGCACCAGTTGAGAGAATTGCTGGAGCTGATGTTCCCATGCCATATGCAGCAAATCTTGAGAGGATGGCTGTGCCACAG GTTGAAGATATTGTCCGTGCTGCAAAGCGAGCATGCTACAGAGTTGTACCATTGGCTGCTGCTGCATAA